In Erigeron canadensis isolate Cc75 chromosome 7, C_canadensis_v1, whole genome shotgun sequence, one DNA window encodes the following:
- the LOC122609131 gene encoding ring-infected erythrocyte surface antigen-like has translation MERPRWRKRQPDDEDDLNHIYDVYKDLFTIYVHYDELGYDGTDKDIIKMISYVPKFQEINVYVEHGSKQSIKETIVEQNVTEKAIPNVMNLEQNMNVEQNVEGYGSNVEENEADEEENETEEQENETDEKENEIEEQENEADEEENERAEQRKMIVRMVILNQRKKEMLGMMTMRRMSM, from the exons aTGGAAAGACCACGATGGCGTAAAAGACAACCAGATGACGAAGATGATCTAAATCATATTTATG ATGTTTACAAGGATCTTTTTACCATCTACGTTCATTATGATG AACTTGGGTATGATG GAACTGATAAGGATATTATTAAGATGATAAGTTATGTTCCTAAGTTTCAAGAAATTAATGTGTATGTGGAACATGGG AGTAAGCAATCAATTAAAGAAACAATTGTGGAACAAAATGTAACAGAAAAAGCAATACCAAATGTCATGAATTTAGAACAGAATATGAATGTAGAACAGAATGTGGAAGGTTATGGCTCAAATGTAGAAGAGAATGAAGCAGATGAAGAAGAGAATGAAACTGAGGAACAAGAGAATGAAACAGatgaaaaagagaatgaaattgaGGAACAAGAGAATGAAGCAGATGAAGAAGAGAATGAGAGAGCAGAACAGAGGAAGATGATAGTGAGGATGGTGATTTTGAACcagagaaagaaagagatgtTGGGGATGATGACAATGAGGAGGATGAGCATGTAG